A region from the Salvia splendens isolate huo1 chromosome 15, SspV2, whole genome shotgun sequence genome encodes:
- the LOC121767716 gene encoding putative transferase At4g12130, mitochondrial, whose protein sequence is MHGLSSSLRFLSSNSPRFLSTQTSLRSAGPMACLLKTRSVIRFRGPETIKFLQGLLTNDVRSLDHPETVPENAVTPNMSAVAAPPVYASMLTPQGRFLYDFFLYRPPRSEEKLDRTGSGPGPDSGELEIYADVDGSVVDEVLAALKKYRLRSKVDIEDVGEDFSCWQRFGRGLEGKSSFQEEPEADSVGWGGTVDQSGVSASRGNNVGWNWNKDPRLTCLGYRGIFPSNATPPLVEEDKEMDEGNFHLWRLEKGVAEGSSEIPKGEAIPLEYNLVGLNAISFDKGCYVGQELIARTHHRGVIRKRLIPVLFLSSNGKEVEQQVSPGSELIENASKKKAGTVTTALGSRGLALIRMEEAFKETGALTVNGQEDIKVETIRPKWWPSEWFLQQQTAAA, encoded by the exons ATGCACGGCCTCAGCTCCTCTCTCCGCTTCCTCTCTTCCAATTCACCCAGATTCCTCTCCACACAGACTAGTCTCCGCTCCGCCGGCCCCATGGCGTGTCTTCTCAAAACCCGTTCCGTAATCCGCTTCAGGGGACCCGAAACCATCAAGTTCCTCCAAGGTCTACTCACAAACGACGTGCGGAGTTTGGACCATCCGGAAACTGTGCCGGAGAACGCTGTTACTCCTAACATGTCGGCGGTTGCGGCGCCGCCGGTCTACGCCTCGATGTTGACTCCGCAAGGGAGGTTTCTCTATGATTTTTTTCTGTATAGACCGCCCCGTTCCGAAGAGAAGCTCGATCGCACCGGGTCGGGGCCAGGACCCGACTCCGGTGAGCTGGAGATCTACGCGGATGTGGATGGATCTGTCGTCGACGAGGTCTTGGCTGCATTGAAAAA ATATCGCTTGAGATCTAAGGTCGATATTGAGGATGTCGGAGAGGATTTTTCTTGCTGGCAACGGTTTGGTCGGGGCCTTGAAGGGAAGTCTTCATTTCAGGAGGAACCAGAAGCTGATTCTGTTGGCTGGGGTGGTACGGTTGATCAGTCTGGTGTATCAGCTTCACGAGGAAATAATGTTGGTTGGAATTGGAACAAGGATCCACGATTAACTTGTCTAGGATATAGGGGCATCTTTCCATCTAATGCAACAC CACCTCTAGTCGAGGAGGACAAGGAAATGGATGAAGGAAACTTTCACCTTTGGAGATTAGAGAAGGGAGTTGCCGAAGGCTCTTCTGAGATTCCAAAAG GTGAGGCAATACCACTCGAGTACAATCTTGTTGGTCTAAATGCTATAAGCTTTGACAAAGGATGTTATGTTGGCCAAGAACTTATTGCTCGTACGCACCACCGTGGAGTAATCCGGAAGCGTCTGATTCCTGTGCTATTCTTGAGTAGTAATGGAAAAG AGGTGGAGCAACAAGTATCTCCAGGTTCAGAACTGATAGAAAATGCCTCTAAAAAGAAAGCCGGGACAGTCACAACTGCACTTGGGTCTCGCGGTTTGGCACTTATACGCATGGAGGAAGCTTTCAAGGAGACAGGTGCATTAACCGTCAATGGCCAGGAAGATATCAAAGTCGAGACCATTAGGCCAAAATGGTGGCCATCGGAGTGGTTTCTGCAACAGCAGACTGCAGCTGCATAG